The Lucilia cuprina isolate Lc7/37 chromosome 5, ASM2204524v1, whole genome shotgun sequence genome includes a window with the following:
- the LOC111679904 gene encoding ER membrane protein complex subunit 8/9 homolog has protein sequence MTLYKFSERAYAKIIFHAAKYPHLAVNGILLASKSDTEIIDAIPLFHQCLYVTPMVEIALMQIDAYAERENLVVAGYYCAAENFLDNSLDKAPAAKIADKIQENYKNACFVIIDNKLMTLGQEVPAIKVFGCSSDSGRWTKADFKLLQSETTLQAVSALLKRGAMKDVVDFDNHLDNPENDWTNQFLNRDLQQIMAMY, from the exons atgactttatataaatttagtgAACGTGCTTATGCTAAAATTATATTCCATGCTGCCAAATATCCACATTTGGCGGTAAATGGTATTTTACTAGCCAGCAAATCAGATACAGAAATTATCGATGCCATACCGCTGTTTCATCAATGTTTGTATGTCACTCCCATGGTGGAAATAGCCCTTATGCAG aTTGATGCTTATGCTGAACGTGAAAACCTAGTAGTGGCCGGTTATTATTGTGCGGCCGAGAATTTCTTGGATAACTCGCTGGATAAGGCTCCTGCCGCTAAAATTGCTGATAAGATTCAAGAGAATTACAAAAATGCCTGTTTTGTGATTATAGATAATAAATTAATGACTTTGGGCCAGGAAGTGCCAGCCATTAAAGTTTTTGGTTGTTCCAGCGATTCCGGTCGTTGGACTAAGGCGGACTTTAAACTTTTACAATCCGAGACAACATTACAAGCTGTATCAGCTTTATTGAAAAGAGGCGCTATGAAGGATGTAGTCGATTTTGATAATCATTTAGATAATCCAGAAAATGATTGGactaatcaatttttaaatcgTGACTTGCAACAAATCATGGCCATGTATTGA
- the LOC111679910 gene encoding chitin deacetylase 1 isoform X2 — translation MARVWPVLGLFVLCCALAASQETNDKLEGIDVEEVCTDRPGDEYFRLDTEGDCREVYRCTKSGLKEIQCPSGLAFDIMKQTCDWKAKVTNCNEKEKPRKVKPILKTDEPICPEGKLSCGDGECLDKELFCNGKPDCKDESDENACSVDEDPNRAPECDPTQCALPDCFCSADGTRIPGGIEPQQVPQMITITFNGAVNVDNIDLYEDIFNGQRQNPNGCSIKGTFFVSHKYTNYSAVQDLHRRGHEVSVFSLTHKDDPNYWTSGTYDDWLAEMAGARLIIERFANITDGSIIGMRAPYLRVGGNKQFEMMADQFFVYDASITASLGRVPIWPYTLYFRMPHKCNGNAHNCPSRSHPVWEMVMNELDRRDDPTFDESLPGCHMVDSCSNIASGEQFGRLLRHNFNRHYNSNRAPLGLHFHASWLKSKKEYRDELIKFIEEMLGRNDVFFVTNLQVIQWMQNPTELNALRDFQEWKEKCDVKGQPYCSLPNACPLTTRELPGETLRLFTCMECPNNYPWILDPTGDGFSV, via the exons ATGGCGCGTGTGTGGCCTGTTTTAGGTTTATTTGTATTGTGCTGTGCTTTgg CTGCCAGTCAAGAAACAAATGATAAATTAGAAGGTATCGATGTAGAAGAAGTCTGTACCGATAGACCCGGTGATGAATACTTCCGTTTAGATACCGAAGGCGATTGTCGCGAAGTCTACAG ATGTACCAAATCAGGTTTGAAAGAAATCCAATGCCCCTCTGGTTTGGCCTTCGATATTATGAAACAAACTTGTGACTGGAAGGCTAAAGTAACTAACTGCAATGAAAAAGAAA agCCACGCAAGGTTAAGCCCATCTTGAAAACCGATGAACCTATTTGCCCCGAGGGTAAATTGTCTTGCGGTGATGGTGAATGTCTTGATAAGGAACTTTTCTGTAACGGTAAACCCGACTGCAAGGATGAATCCGATGAAAATGCTTGCT CCGTCGATGAAGATCCCAACCGTGCCCCTGAATGTGATCCCACCCAATGTGCTTTGCCCGATTGTTTCTGTTCCGCTGATGGTACCCGTATCCCCGGTGGCATTGAACCCCAACAAGTACCTCAAATGATTACCATCACCTTCAACGGTGCCGTCAATGTTGACAACATCGATTTGTACGAAGATATCTTCAATGGCCAACGTCAAAATCCTAACGGCTGCTCCATCAAGGGTACCTTCTTCGTTTCCCACAAATACACCAACTACTCTGCTGTTCAAGATTTGCACCGTCGCGGTCATGAAGTGTCCGTGTTCTCTTTGACCCACAAGGATGATCCCAACTACTGGACCAGTGGTACCTATGATGATTGGTTAGCTGAAATGGCTGGCGCCCGTTTGATCATTGAACGTTTTGCCAACATTACTGATGGTTCCATTATTGGTATGCGTGCCCCTTACTTGCGTGTCGGTGGCAACAAACAATTCGAAATGATGGCTGATCAATTCTTTGTCTATGATGCTTCCATCACTGCTTCTTTGGGACGTGTTCCAATCTGGCCCTACACCTTGTACTTCCGCATGCCCCATAAGTGTAACGGCAATGCCCATAACTGCCCATCTCGTAGCCACCCTGTCTGGGAAATGGTCATGAATGAATTGGATCGTCGTGATGACCCCACTTTCGATGAATCTTTGCCCGGTTGTCATATGGTAGACTCTTGCTCCAACATTGCCTCTGGTGAACAATTCGGTAGACTTTTGCGTCACAATTTCAACCGTCACTACAATAGCAACCGTGCTCCTTTGGGTCTCCACTTCCACGCCTCCTGGTTGAAATCTAAGAAGGAATACCGCGATGAATTGATCAAATTCATTGAAGAAATGTTGGGCCGCAACGATGTCTTCTTCGTCACCAACTTGCAAGTCATCCAATGGATGCAAAATCCCACAGAATTGAACGCTCTACGTGACTTCCAGGAATGGAAGGAGAAGTGTGATGTCAAGGGTCAACCCTACTGCTCATTGCCCAATGCCTGCCCCTTGACCACCCGCGAATTGCCCGGTGAGACTTTGCGTCTCTTCACCTGTATGGAGTGCCCCAACAATTACCCCTGGATCTTGGATCCCACTGGTGATGGTTTCTCAGTTTAA
- the LOC111679900 gene encoding guanine nucleotide-binding protein subunit beta-2 encodes MPKVDPETQKLYDEINGLIQKFQDDQKAKADCTLQEKCGDMSDIPKIRLAPKKILKGHINKVNSVHFAGDSRHCVTGSLDGKLIIWDTWTANKVQVIPLRSAWVMTVAFSPSGNFVACGGMDNQCTVYDVNNRDASGVAKMTRELLGYEGFLSSCRFLDDTHLITGSGDMKICHWDLEKGVKTMDFNGHAGDIAGLSLSPDMNTYITGSVDKTAKLWDVREDTHKQMFFGHEMDVNSVCYHPSGNGFASASEDQTARLYDIRSDQQIALYEPPQKNTGFTSCALSTSGRYLLCSGIEGNIHSFDTMKVCHNGIMQGHENRITCISLSPNGMCLASTSWDQQVRLWL; translated from the exons atgccTAAAGTTGATCCAGAAACTCAAAAATTATACGATGAAATTAATGGATTAATACAAAAGTTTCAg GATGATCAAAAGGCCAAAGCCGATTGTACTCTCCAAGAAAAATGTGGTGATATGTCTGATATACCAAAAATACGTTTAGCACCTAAAAAGATACTCAAGGGACACATAAATAAAGTTAATTCGGTTCATTTTGCCGGAGATTCAAGACATTGTGTAACCGGATCACTAGATGGTAAACTAATCATATGGGATACTTGGACAGCTAATAAAGTACAG GTTATACCCTTACGTTCGGCCTGGGTCATGACGGTGGCCTTTTCACCCTCTGGCAATTTTGTGGCTTGCGGCGGTATGGATAATCAATGTACGGTTTATGATGTCAACAATCGTGATGCTTCGGGTGTGGCCAAAATGACTAGAGAATTATTAGGCTATGAGGGTTTCTTAAGCTCTTGTCGCTTTTTGGATGATACCCATTTAATAACCGGTTCGGGAGATATGAAAAT ttGCCATTGGGATTTGGAAAAGGGTGTCAAGACTATGGATTTTAATGGTCATGCTGGTGATATAGCCGGTTTATCTTTATCGCCCGATATGAATACCTATATTACGGGTTCTGTAGATAAAACCGCTAAATTATGGGATGTACGCGAGGATACgcataaacaaatgtttttcgGTCATGAAATGGATGTCAATTCGGTTTGT TATCATCCTAGTGGCAATGGTTTTGCATCTGCTTCTGAGGATCAAACAGCACGTTTATATGATATAAGATCTGATCAACAAATTGCCTTATATGAACCGCCACAAAAAAATACTGGTTTCACTTCTTGTG CCCTATCAACTAGTGGACGTTATTTATTGTGTTCAGGTATTGAGGGCAATATACATTCATTTGATACCATGAAAGTATGTCATAATG GTATAATGCAAGGCCATGAAAATCGTATTACATGCATTAGTTTGTCACCCAATGGCATGTGTTTGGCCTCCACTAGCTGGGATCAACAAGTACGCTTGTGGCTTTAA
- the LOC111679910 gene encoding chitin deacetylase 1 isoform X1, producing the protein MARVWPVLGLFVLCCALAASQETNDKLEGIDVEEVCTDRPGDEYFRLDTEGDCREVYRCDKGETGKTRLASIKCSGGLAFDIMKQTCDWKTNVKTCNEIEKPRKVKPILKTDEPICPEGKLSCGDGECLDKELFCNGKPDCKDESDENACSVDEDPNRAPECDPTQCALPDCFCSADGTRIPGGIEPQQVPQMITITFNGAVNVDNIDLYEDIFNGQRQNPNGCSIKGTFFVSHKYTNYSAVQDLHRRGHEVSVFSLTHKDDPNYWTSGTYDDWLAEMAGARLIIERFANITDGSIIGMRAPYLRVGGNKQFEMMADQFFVYDASITASLGRVPIWPYTLYFRMPHKCNGNAHNCPSRSHPVWEMVMNELDRRDDPTFDESLPGCHMVDSCSNIASGEQFGRLLRHNFNRHYNSNRAPLGLHFHASWLKSKKEYRDELIKFIEEMLGRNDVFFVTNLQVIQWMQNPTELNALRDFQEWKEKCDVKGQPYCSLPNACPLTTRELPGETLRLFTCMECPNNYPWILDPTGDGFSV; encoded by the exons ATGGCGCGTGTGTGGCCTGTTTTAGGTTTATTTGTATTGTGCTGTGCTTTgg CTGCCAGTCAAGAAACAAATGATAAATTAGAAGGTATCGATGTAGAAGAAGTCTGTACCGATAGACCCGGTGATGAATACTTCCGTTTAGATACCGAAGGCGATTGTCGCGAAGTCTACAG atgtGATAAAGGTGAAACGGGTAAAACTCGTTTAGCATCAATTAAATGCTCTGGCGGTTTGGCATTTGATATTATGAAACAAACCTGTGATTggaaaacaaatgttaaaacttGTAATGAAATTGAGA agCCACGCAAGGTTAAGCCCATCTTGAAAACCGATGAACCTATTTGCCCCGAGGGTAAATTGTCTTGCGGTGATGGTGAATGTCTTGATAAGGAACTTTTCTGTAACGGTAAACCCGACTGCAAGGATGAATCCGATGAAAATGCTTGCT CCGTCGATGAAGATCCCAACCGTGCCCCTGAATGTGATCCCACCCAATGTGCTTTGCCCGATTGTTTCTGTTCCGCTGATGGTACCCGTATCCCCGGTGGCATTGAACCCCAACAAGTACCTCAAATGATTACCATCACCTTCAACGGTGCCGTCAATGTTGACAACATCGATTTGTACGAAGATATCTTCAATGGCCAACGTCAAAATCCTAACGGCTGCTCCATCAAGGGTACCTTCTTCGTTTCCCACAAATACACCAACTACTCTGCTGTTCAAGATTTGCACCGTCGCGGTCATGAAGTGTCCGTGTTCTCTTTGACCCACAAGGATGATCCCAACTACTGGACCAGTGGTACCTATGATGATTGGTTAGCTGAAATGGCTGGCGCCCGTTTGATCATTGAACGTTTTGCCAACATTACTGATGGTTCCATTATTGGTATGCGTGCCCCTTACTTGCGTGTCGGTGGCAACAAACAATTCGAAATGATGGCTGATCAATTCTTTGTCTATGATGCTTCCATCACTGCTTCTTTGGGACGTGTTCCAATCTGGCCCTACACCTTGTACTTCCGCATGCCCCATAAGTGTAACGGCAATGCCCATAACTGCCCATCTCGTAGCCACCCTGTCTGGGAAATGGTCATGAATGAATTGGATCGTCGTGATGACCCCACTTTCGATGAATCTTTGCCCGGTTGTCATATGGTAGACTCTTGCTCCAACATTGCCTCTGGTGAACAATTCGGTAGACTTTTGCGTCACAATTTCAACCGTCACTACAATAGCAACCGTGCTCCTTTGGGTCTCCACTTCCACGCCTCCTGGTTGAAATCTAAGAAGGAATACCGCGATGAATTGATCAAATTCATTGAAGAAATGTTGGGCCGCAACGATGTCTTCTTCGTCACCAACTTGCAAGTCATCCAATGGATGCAAAATCCCACAGAATTGAACGCTCTACGTGACTTCCAGGAATGGAAGGAGAAGTGTGATGTCAAGGGTCAACCCTACTGCTCATTGCCCAATGCCTGCCCCTTGACCACCCGCGAATTGCCCGGTGAGACTTTGCGTCTCTTCACCTGTATGGAGTGCCCCAACAATTACCCCTGGATCTTGGATCCCACTGGTGATGGTTTCTCAGTTTAA
- the LOC111679899 gene encoding protein kinase 4 yields MMETLALSSTDNQNNQTLHVAAAGVLDNHHHSPVEEEQMMNLSDMTDLSQEIQEDMVVTMPVAKEILLISLVSQEQALYNPKHENYRNTHRKDIKWLEISEQLGWTELQCKAKWKAMRDQYCRELKRSKFNNKVNVKWKYFKELDFLRPYALARNYRPRLPPAINTNNNNNSFICSTVTNNNNNGITTVATEDNNATPKFTTIKIEGSTTINFATCDFSSNKSDTSNNLTEEQLSSVLQQQTDEHNWTYITGSNNSSNNNTRLDNHSLSDTQHLLNTHHQHNPDNQQHHHQTQTTDEALYNVLVDCMGQIQEQQQQQQQQQQQQQEQLCQQQTTPNNNEDEDDDPIHTFLNIESYFEKELIALIRNEDMLYNNFNPNYRNVKLKLEAWDEIARKLKKTVKQCRLKWKALRDQFIREHKRLKNRENSETLPRWKHYDALSFLQKFIKHKGSDYITPKNLLELAKNKLVDDMDDGSSSPLQQMSGVSDEQAMQQQSDQQDNLCVSTGSVSGYDDMDIDNYIIGDSGSVVDEHNEADDHEPDNEDRKSQQEFSVFSNHNTNISMGSTAMDSTSTTTLQQTFKEEHPQLQTQHLADATQQQQQQQQHINMPSLDLNDNTPNDLLNSNTMSNNNTPANNQNSYQNSLNNSNNITLASTVQTLDICAGATLQPPPPLQPAPNTTEASTNTPNNHLQQDNNSFSNSNNHQTAITVANNPPQEEDEVGAFFKSVAMKIRNANLSQVALTDLEIDILRVINNALRNH; encoded by the exons ATGATGGAAACTTTAGCATTAAGCTCGACAGACAACCAAAACAATCAAACACTCCACGTAGCAGCAGCTGgag ttttagataATCATCATCATTCGCCGGTGGAGGAGGAGCAAATGATGAATCTCAGTGATATGACAGATTTGTCACAGGAAATACAAGAAGATATGGTGGTCACCATGCCCGTAGCCAAAGAGATATTATTGATTTCATTGGTTTCCCAAGAGCAGGCCTTGTATAATCctaaacatgaaaattatagaaataccCATAGAAAAGATATTAAATGGTTAGAAATCTCCGAACAATTAGGCTGGACAG aacTACAATGTAAAGCCAAATGGAAAGCCATGAGAGATCAGTATTGCCGGGAATTAAAAAGatccaaatttaataacaaagtcAATGTgaaatggaaatattttaagGAATTAGATTTTCTAAGGCCCTATGCCTTAGCCAGAaa ctATCGTCCCCGTCTTCCACCTGCCATTAAtaccaataataacaataattccTTTATTTGCTCCACTGTtaccaataataataataatggtaTTACCACTGTAGCCACTGAGGATAATAATGCTACACCAAAATTTACTACCATTAAAATAGAGGGCAGTACTACTATTAATTTTGCCACCTGTGATTTTTCATCCAACAAATCTGACACCTCCAACAATCTCACCGAGGAGCAGCTGTCCTCAGTTTTACAACAGCAAACAGATGAACATAATTGGACTTATATAACGGGATCCAATAACTCCTCCAATAATAATACCAGGCTGGACAATCATTCACTGAGCGATAcacaacatttattaaatacacaTCATCAACATAATCCAGAtaatcaacaacatcatcatcaaacACAAACCACAGATGAGGCCTTATACAATGTTTTGGTAGATTGTATGGGACAAATAcaagaacagcaacaacaacaacagcagcaacaacaacaacaacaggaaCAATTGTGCCAACAGCAAACTACACCAAATAACAATgaggatgaagatgatgatCCTATACACACTTTCCTGAATATAGAAAGTTATTTTGAAAAGGAATTGATTGCTTTAATACGCAATGAAGATATGTTGTACAACAACTTTAATCCCAATTATcgtaatgttaaattaaaactagAGGCTTGGGATGAAATAGCACGCAAATTGAAAAAGACGGTTAAACAGTGTCGTCTAAAGTGGAAAGCTTTAAGAGATCAATTTATAAGAGAAcataaacgtttaaaaaatcgagaaaatagtgaaactTTACCGCGTTGGAAACACTATGATGCCTTGagttttttgcaaaagtttatCAAACATAAAGGAAG TGATTATATTACGCCCAAGAATCTATTGGAATTGGCCAAAAATAAACTAGTAGATGATATGGATGATGGCAGCAGTTCACCTTTGCAACAAATGTCCGGAGTCAGTGATGAGCAGGCTATGCAGCAGCAATCAGATCAACAAGATAATTTATGTGTTAGCACTGGCAGTGTAAGTGGTTATGATGATATGGATATAGATAATTACATCATAGGCGATAGTGGCAGTGTGGTAGATGAACACAATGAAGCCGATGACCATGAGCCGGATAATGAAGATCGTAAATCTCAGCAAGAGTTTTCAGTGTTTAGTAATCATAATACTAATATAAGTATGGGTTCCACAGCCATGGATTCAACTAGCACCACTACActacaacaaacatttaaagaagAACATCCCCAATTACAAACACAACATTTAGCAGATGCAacgcaacagcaacagcagcaacaacaacatatcaACATGCCTTCATTAGATTTAAATGATAATACACCAAATGATCTATTAAATTCCAATACAATGAGCAACAATAATACGCCAGCCAACAATCAGAATAGTTATCAGAACTCCctaaacaacagcaataacattaCTTTGGCCTCTACAGTACAAACTTTAGATATTTGTGCGGGTGCTACATTACAGCCACCACCACCTTTACAGCCAGCTCCTAACACAACAGAAGCCTCCACCAATACCCCCAACAATCATCTACAGCAGGACAATAACAGCTTTTCTAATAGCAATAATCATCAAACAGCCATTACTGTTGCTAATAATCCTCCACAGGAGGAAGATGAAGTGGGTGCATTTTTTAAATCTGTTGCCATGAAAATACGAAATGCTAATTTATCACAAGTGGCCTTAACTGATTTGGAAATTGATATCTTAAGGGTGATTAATAATGCTTTAAGGAAtcactaa